From the genome of Tenrec ecaudatus isolate mTenEca1 chromosome 1, mTenEca1.hap1, whole genome shotgun sequence:
TTTCATTGACCTCAGGTCCAACAAGAGTATACACAAATACTAGCAACGCTCTTCCACCTGCAAGACGAGTTCCTGGCAACAGTCTTCACAATGCCCCCCcactgtccatcaacagatgacagGTCACAAACAGGGACCATCCAGCCGGTGGACTAGGACTCAGGCGCCAACATAAAGAGgaatgaagtcctgccatccccTGCCACCTGGACGGACATCATGCTGAGCACAGTGAGCCAGACACCAGacttcaaacccaaaccaaactcacggccacagACTCGAtcccggctcacagtgaccccaaaggacagggtagaactgcccccgtgggcttccgagactgccaCACTTAGATCAACAGGAGTggcaaagcctcctctttctcccgaggagcaagtggtgggttcaaactgctgacctggcagttagcagcctaacatgtaaccatgaCATCACCAGGGCCCCAGGAAGCACCCAGGATGGGCAAATGGTCAGAGGCAGAAGGCAGATTAGTGACTCGCcagctgtggggaggggagggacaacTGCTAACAGACAAGGTTTTCGGGTGGGGAGCAGAGACCGTTTCAGCTTATCCACTGTCAAGAGACAGACTTCCACAATTTACTTGTCTAGCTTCTCAGTGGTTGGGCGCCCTCATTTTCTACCTTTCTTTCcacttggcttttttttttttttaatgtgaagttCAACATGTAGAAGGGTCAGAAGGAGAGTTCGGGGACCACCTCCTAGGTTCTCAACCAACACTTGGCCTTTCCGCACTCTGCATTCAGCCTCCACTGATCTCTCCTGTGTGTCAGACATCAGTGTACTGATGCTGACCCGTCTTTCCTTGTCTCTCGAGACTTGGACTTCTCAAGGCAGCATGGGTGATTGGTGGTGAGTGGTAGGGTTCTCTTGCCCCAACCCCTCCAAGCGAGAGACCTGGTTTGAGTCACAGCCAGGGCACCTCATGTGCAGCCACCCCCTCACCTGACCATGTGGCTGTGAGGCTGAACGGGTCTCAGCGGAGCTCCAGACTAAGCAAAGAGGAAGTAACAAAGTCAGCCACTGAAACGGTTACGGGCGGCAGTGGCCTCAGCTGCAGACATGGGGATGGCTCTGGGCTGGGCGGCACTTTCTTCCACTGGGCGCAGGGTTGCCAGGGGCCCAGGGGTCGACTTGACATGGCAGCTAAGGACAACAGCAAATTCCCAAATGGTCCAGGAGGCATGGTGCAGGGAAAATGAACCATCTTCTGGGTCCCACCAGCTTGCTTGACATCACAGCATGGTCACCGGCATGGGCCATCTGGGGTGGATCCTTCCAACCAACACCTTGGCTGAACGGTGCTTCCCTCACTGGTCACCCTTCCCCATGTATTCCATGTCGGCCACCAGCGTGTCTCCTTGGGACTTAGGCTGTACACACAGGTGCCAATCCAGCCTTTTCGACCTCGGAAACATTTCGCCCTGAAGACACATGCTTCGGAGGCTCATCAGTCAATTTGTCAAACAGGTGTCCTTCGAGTTAGCGGGGGGTTTCCAAGAGGCCTTTCCTGGGGACGCTTCCCCTCCCACAAGTTCAAACACTCGCTGCTGCCGTCACTCTGAGTCATGACCCCCCACACAGCAGAGCCCGGGTCTGTGTCAGCCCCATGATGGGTTGCGGATTACACCCAGTGAACCACACGGTTTCCACTGGTGGATTTTTGGAAGCTGaaaaccaggtctttcttcctagggtACTTTatcctggaagctccgctgaagccTCTTCTGCATCTTAGCAATGTAACCCCCTCCACCGGCATGTTGCACTGTGGTGCATTGAAATTAGGTCTCTTGAGTGTGGAAAGCACCTATTTGACCGcccaaaggtccccaaatcaatCAAGGGGAGCACCCCCTCCCGCCTCGGCACCCCGTCCCCCAGCCTATTACACAAATGACATCAGTCATGGGAATGAAGAAAAAGCCTGAATCCTTTTCTGCTGGTTCTCAGCAGGGCTGAGGCAAGACAtcatgtgtcccatggtggggtgaGGTGGCCAGGTCATGTGCTAGGGGGACGGTGTCTCTGGCTAGTGCCTGACAGGTCACCTGACATGGGCAGACTTCGAAGAACGCCCTGTCCCAGCCAGAGCTCTGGCCCGGACCCCAGGACCGACTGAGGAAGAACAGTTTAACTCTGTGGGCCTCTGGTCTCTTCCCTCACTGAGAGCTGCTACTTTGAAGGGTGACACCAGAGTCCACACTGCGAGGGGGCAGGACACGACCATCGATCGGCTCAGGCCACTGAGGAAGGGACGACCAGACTTACACGATCATACAGAACATCATGAAAATGTTCCACAGGGCAATGAAGATCCGGAAGTATCTGAGGCTCAGTAAGAATTCCCGTACGTTGTCACCTGGCAAGTGAAAAGACACCTTTACAACCTGGCTGGCATTTTGGTTTCTGCTTAACTGGTACCCACTACCCGGCTTCTAAAGACAGcctggctctctctctgggcctctacCGTGCCCTACACTCAGTACACAGGCCGGGGTGCCACTGCCACCTTCTCCCCAGAGCACCAAGCCAGCCGGGACTTTATGCCAACAAGCAGGAacgagacatttactttcttcctCTGGGCTTTCTGAGCTAGGAAGCCCAGTCCTCTCAGTGGAACATGACAAACCCCCTTGCTCAAATGGGGCCTGCCCCtgattttagaatgttttctctatGTTCAAATGATTGAAGATAGTCAAAAGACTATTTTATGAGGCTGAAATACATcagctgccactgagctgattctcaGGGCAAGCCCTGGCACTGGAGCAAAACTTTGCTCCCCTGCATTTTTCACTGGTAGCTTTTCACAAGTgacttgccaggcctttcttccacagtgcctctgggtagactggaaCCACCAACCAGTGCATGCATGCATTGCCCCGGGGGTTAGAGATCGGCCTCCTCTGCCACCAAGAGATGGCGTTGGAGGTCCCTGGTCCAGGCAACCACCAGGTGCTGGGGGCCCAGGGAGGTCCCAGGGACGGCAAGGCCTAGCCTCCAATCTCATACCTGTCTACTAGTCATGACACCTGCTCTGATGGAGAAGTTTGGGGAGTCCTGAGAGaacaggctgggagccccatccagggtgggggcaggctcTCCGAGGACTGGCAGGCTCTCCGAGGACTGCACCGGCTACTCTGTGGGCTCAGAGCCCAGCTCTGCCGGTCATGTAAGAAAGCCTCGGCAGTCCTTTAAGAGCAGTGGCCTGACAGCCAGAACGCCTTTCCAGTGAGCACCACGGTAAGGAAACAGTTCCCATCCAGCCACAAAGCCATCTGACCTGTGGCCTCCCCTTGCTCACGCGCATGCCCACCAGACCCTGCTAGCCACCACCCAGGGGCACACCACTTCTTGAGCAACTGAGTTTTGGAATTTCAAGGAcaggcttcttttaaaaaaaaaagatccaagggcaacaaatgtataagggtgctttactcaattgatgtatatatggattgtgataaaagttgcatgagttccaataaaatgatttatttaaaaaaaattttttaaaaagatccaaGTAGCAAGTTCAGCGGCTGCCAGCAAGGTGCCCCACAgagctgaggacagctgtggcaggAGATGACTCCCCCTACTGCTGGGGAGGCCACCACCAGctcccctgggctgttggagaagCTTGGGATTCCTGGGGACGGTGTGCCCGCCCCCCTCCTATCAGGGCTGACTGCGGAAGGCTCTTTACTTCTCTGGGAAATTGTAATTTGCACGATTGTTTTCATACAAATTCTAAGCtgtgaaaagttaaaaaaaaaaaaaagagagagcccagctctgccctcttaggggggtggggggtgggggggctttggGCCAGCCATTGGCCTCTGCCTGCCTCAGTGTCTCCTGAGTAGGTTGGGGGGGTGGTGCTTGACAGACATAGGCACTGTGGTGGGAGGGGTCGGCCAGACTGAGAAAGAGGCATTCCCGACCAGACCACAAGGTACCCCTGTGGGAGATCATGGCGGGCGCCCTGACAAAAGGCTGACCCAGAGGGGCCCAGGGAGCCCTGGGTCAAGGCCCAGCCTCCATCCAGGCCACACCTGTCCCTGCATAAGCTCCTACCACCTCTGAGCCTTTGTGCCCAATCTGCCACACCCCACGGTGCTAATGCTGACTCAGAGGCTGCTTCTTGGGGCCCAGGACAGAGCCGTCCCCACAGTGTGGTGGGTGGCAATGTACTGTGGGGTCAAACCACAATCAATGAAAACACTCAGTCACAACGGTCTGCTGGTACAGGAGCGGGCGGCATCTCATCCCAGTGCCTAGCTAACGATGACTcacagtgaatgaatgagtgaatggttGGCCTTTGTCAGACGGAGAGGATACCACCTCTTGGGCTAGGAAGACCCAGGCTGGAACCCTGATGAAGGCTGGTTTGCTGTGTGGCACATAGGTCAAGCCACATAggtcagcctcagtttcctcatctgtcaagTGGGAAGACCAGGCCACTTGCAGGTGACATCTGCTTCAGCAGCCGGACCAGGCAGATGACCATTGTTGGAGGGTCGCCTCAGGGTCCACCCACCCTTGGGCAATGCTCCCTCTCAGCACAAATGCCTGGGCTGAGATGCCACCTGCCCTTGGTCCAACCCAACTAGAGTTACACCCTTCACCATCCTGTGCCCCTCACTAGCATGCAACACACCTGGCACCACCTCTTTCTCGGCCCTTGTTCTAGGAACTGTCTGACTCTCCATGGAGGGTCCCACAAGGCAGGGACCTATCTCTTGCCTTCTGCTATGTCCCCAgcactccagtggctgacaagcaATAGGTCCTCAAAAAACATTTGGCAAACGCATGAATGCACACAGCAGCCACAGGCAGGCCTCATCAGACTCTTAAGGTCAGCAGACACAGTTCATCAGGTAGTGCAAGTTCAGGGCTTCAAGGGCCACCGAGATGCCTGAATGCCAGCAGGTGGGGGCTGGGATGAGGCAGAGGCCTTTGACCCAACTGGAAGAGGGGTCAGCAGTCACTTAAACCCCAAAGCTGCAAGATGCTGTGGATCTTTCAGAAAAAAGCCAGACATCTGATTTGGAATCAGAGTGGGGTCACCATTTGTTCAAAGTCTAGTAAGAGTGACATCTAACAGGCGGCGTAAACGGTATACACTTGTCTCCCGCCCACAAATGGCTGGTGCTTTGAACCCTCCCAGTGGCACTGCAGAAGgaaaggcctgggaatctgcttccatagagCTCACAGGTGGGAAACCTGGATGaggcaggtctcctctgtgcAAGTGGGGACTctgggaatcagaatcaactgtgtGGCAATGAGTATTCTGAAACTAAAAAACGTCAAATGACACACTGAAGGCCTCAGTCCAGGTCTGCATGCGTCTATCTGGCTGTCGATCACATCAAAAACAGTTGCTCATTCCCTCACTCATTGATTTCTACGTGTTGGAGGGCGGGCACTGAAGGCTGAAAATAGGCTCAGGCCTCTCCTGTAAGTTCACTGCCAAGTGCGAAGGTGGCACTGGCCAGATATCAGCATCCAAAGAGAAAACTACAACCGTGGGTGTGAAGCAACTGCCAACTTAACTGCAGAGGGCtggcgggaggaagcaggggATGGAGGTGGGCAGGGGAACAGTACGTTCTCCGGCCTAAGACACAGAACCAAAAGCTGAAAGCCAAaagcactgccagcaagtcagacCCTGGCTCAGAGTGACTCCAGAcagcccaggccctgccccatccCCATGACTGCTTGTGGACTGGACCCCtgggatccataaggttttcattggccgaTTTTTCCAAAGTAGCCCccccagacctttctttctagtctgtcttattctgggagccccactgaaacctgttcagcaccaCAGCAACGTACCGGGCTCCACTGACAAGCGGTGCTGCCTGTGCATGAGGGGCAGCCAGGAATCAAACCCAGACCTGAGACCAATGAACCAACATTGCCTCTCTGGGTGTCATCTCTCTCTCAAACGGCACCCGgcagcagtgtcctcctccagaaTGACCCTTCTGTCCTTCTCCCCCCTTCAAACTCCAACTGGTGCTGGCTCTGTCCTCTGCCCTATTTCCTGTTGTCACTGTCggctgtgactcatggtgacccaggtGTTTCAGAACAGGGTTTCCGGACTATAACCTATAGaagcttttctttctcccacaggtttGAAGTGCCAATCTTTAGATTGATAGTCAAGGGCACACCCTCTGTGCTATCCAGggaccacacacatacactctctgTCATTATTAAAAATCAAACTGGGGTTATACTTGCCAAGGAAGAACTGCCCTACAAAAATTTGGTAGTGCTGTCCCTGGGAACCCAAATGTGTGTGCGTGCAAGCAGCCACCAgggctgggagaaaggaggccttACCTGTGCTGGGCTCCCCTGACTCCTCTCCAAATCCCTGTGTGGCGTCCCTCTTTTTCCTACAAAGATAAACAGCGTCCACTTTTGAAGGGCTATATGGGCCGAGCAGTCCCCCGGCCCTGCCATGCGGCTCCCCGACGACTCTGGCCTGCTGTATGACCGACCCCCCGGGACCCGGGGACCCTCTCGGGTGACTACTTAACCCACCCATCAGCTGACGGGGTGGTGTGCAGAGGATCCAGGATAGGGCTAAGAGATTCCTAGGAAAAACTGAGAGAGGATCTCTTGAGGATAAGATCTGAGTTCCGGTCACGGAAAAAGCGCTGGTTCGGAAAAGCGGCGTTCGGAATccagacagaacagaactgggACGAAGGCGTGGCCAGAAGGCGTGCCGGGGGCGGGGCCGCCGGGCGGGCTCAcgcggcgggggcggggctccGGGGCGGGCCGCGGCCCCGAGAGGCCTACTCACAGTTTGAAGTTGAGCACTGCCCCGGCGTTCGCCAGCAGCGTCCTGCGGAGGAAGAATGCCGTTACCGGAGCCGCCCCCTAGCCCTTCTGCCTGTCTCTCCTGATCCCCTGGGCCCCGCAATTACCCGAACAGCAGGATGTCCCCGATCATCCTGACGGCCGAAGCGTCCGTCAGAGCCGGAAGCGGAAAcccgggagagggagggaaaaagaggcagAAGCTGATTCGCTACGAAGCACGGCCGGCGAGGGATGGACCAATCGAGAGCCAAGGCAGGCGGGATCCGCCCCCTGCAGGCTAGGCCCCCTTAGACTCCTCCCACCTGAGACCGTTGCGTCAGGGAGAAGGGCGGGGCGAACTCGTAAGGTCAGCTCAGGGCGGTACCACCTGTGGGCGGAGTTGGCCCTGGCGTTCGAAGCGAGCCGCGCATGCGTTAGGGTCCAGAACGAAGTAGGCGGAGGCTCGTTCTGGGCTGGAGCCACGCCCCCATTGGCCTTTTGGGGCTCGGGAGCGCGTCTCCGTGGCACCGCACCGAAGCTGAGGGTCCCCCACGTGTGTACCCCACGGCAGGGCCCCCCGACGGACTGTCCAAAAGGAAAAAGAGTCCCCGATCGTGCAGGCCTTTCGGGGGGAGAGGATCCTCATTGAGCGACCGCCCCCCCACCAGGAGGGTCCCTATGGGGCAGGGGTCCTAACCGAGCGGGTCCCACGGGAGACTGGGGTCCGAACTGAGTGGGTCCCACGGGCGGGGGGGAGGAAAGGTGTCCCGACCAAGTGGATCTCTCGGGGGTGCCCTGTGCAGCACCCCGGAGGACGGGGGTCCTGACCTAACCGCGTGAGGACAGGGCTCTGGACTGATCGGGCTTCACCGAAGAAGGCATTCTCTACGAAGGCGGTCCCGCAGAGGGCCTCACCGAGCCCCGTGGGGACGGAGTACAGCTGGATTGGGTCCTACCGGGGACTGGGGTCCTAACCGAGCCGACGGGGACGGGAGTCCTGGCTGAGTGGGTGCCACGATGGACAGGCCCACAGGATGGACAACCTTCCCGTCCGACTCTCCCGACCCCTGCGCCCCCAGCCAGCCTCGCGGGACTGACTGGGGTGTCCCTATTGCCGAGGGCCAGGGGGTGCGGTCGCCCGTCGCCCCTCCTCCCGGGGGCCGGGCCGGGGCGGTGCCCGGCGGTGGCGGGTCGGGCTCTGCGCGGGGGCGCTGTTGCGGCGGCGGGACGCACAGCCGGGCGGGGGGCCGGGGTCGGacccggcgggcgggcgggcgaggGCCATGGATTTGCTGTCGGCGCTGAGCCTGGGCGAGCTGGCACTCAGCTTCTCGCGGGTGCCTCTCTTCCCGGTCTTTGACCTCAGCTACTTCATCGTGTCCATCCTCTACCTCAAGTATGAGCCAGGTGAGCTAGCTGCGCTGGGGCGTGCAGGGGGCTGCCTGGAGGAGTAGGGAGCAGGGACAGCCCCGGGCCCTGCAGGGGAGCCGGAGCCAGGTCTGCTGGAGGTGGCTGGAGGTTTGGGGGAGGAGACAGCGTTGGCATCGTGGGGTGCTCTCCATCTGTCAAGAGCTGGGGGTGGGAAAGacctgggaggggcgggggaggggggtaaaCTGGTGAATGGAGTGGGAggaaactggggggtgggggagcaaacTCAGCCCCGAAGGATGGTGGAGTCTGGGAGACCCAGGAACTGTTTGGGGGGAGTAGGTGGCGCTGGCATCGTGGAGAGCTCCATCGGGTGTGGGctagagggtgaaaaaggatttgaGGAGGGGGCCAAGGAGAGTAGCCCCTAGGACCGGAGGAGCTGGGGTTCGGAGAGCAGTTAAGGGTGGGCGGGAAGGGGAGGAGCCAGCTTGTTCAGAAGACCCAGGGAACAGGTGTTGGGGATGGGGGAGACAGGCATGGcgtgggcagggggcgggggggggtcgaCTGGCATGCACACAGCATGAGGGGTACAGATGGTGGCTGCTGGGAGGTCGGTGCTGCGGTTGAGCCATCTGCCCAGCCAGTCCCCAGGGATGACCTCTCTCCTCGTCCTTGGTGCCGAGTGTGACCGACAGCTGGGTGCCTATATAAGGAATGGCTATGCTGGGGACCGCCATCCAGTCCAGGGAAAGTGACACCGgtggcctcccccacccccaccctggggacCTCTTTTCCCTTCCTTACCTTACTGGGGCCTCTGGAGCCCCGCACCCCAGCATGAGCTCAAATAGCCTTGACCTATCCTTTCTACTTGTCCCAGGGCTGAGGGACTTGGgtcacacccccccacccacacaccaccaccaccaagcacCTCAACCTCCACTGGGACTCCCAGCAGGGGGGGACCCTGCTTCTGCAGTTTTGGGCAACAATGCCAAGATGAAGATTAATGGCCTCCTTAGT
Proteins encoded in this window:
- the SMIM7 gene encoding small integral membrane protein 7, which codes for MIGDILLFGTLLANAGAVLNFKLKKRDATQGFGEESGEPSTGDNVREFLLSLRYFRIFIALWNIFMMFCMIVLFGS